Genomic segment of Streptomyces sp. NA02950:
CCCGTTGGCCGTGATGTTGCGACGCAGGAGCGCCGCCGATGAGGACGACGGCTCGAACGCGAGGATCCGTACCGGGTGGGCGCGCACATGGTTGCCGACGGTCACCGAGTAGGTGCCGAGGTCGGCGCCGACGTCGACGAACACCACGTCGCGGCGCATGCGGACGGCGCGGTCGAACTCGGCCAGCAGCGCATCGACGTCGGGCCGTTCGAACGCGGGCGACGCACACGCGGCGTCCATGGTACCCGGGCGCAGGTGGAAGGTACCGAAGACCGAGTCGATCCGCGTGATGTCGAGGAACGCCATCCGCAACGGCCGACGGCCCAGCAGCCGACAGATCGAGTACGCAGCCTCGTAGACCAACATGCGCAGGCGTGGCGAACGGACGTCGCGGGGCAGCAGCACGGTTTTGTGCATCACATAGCCGGCAACGAAGGTCAGGCGCCGCCGCCACGAGAGCGTGACCGGCACGGCAGGGGTGTTCGAGACGACCATCTGTGCAATTCCTCTCCGTCGGCGGCCTGCCGACGCGTAGGAGGACCATCGTCTCGCGGCGCTGTCGCGCGCGGCTTCGACGGTCACGATCGGCGGACCGGCGCCGAGGGGTGAACGCTCGCACCGATCAGCCACGAGTACAACCCCGATGACCATCCACGACGGTGCTCCCTCGGAGCCGTCCGGCCCGAGCCGCCCGATCTGCTCGATTGCTTTCCTGGGCAGCGTCGCGAAGCCGGAACCCCGGGAGCGTGGAGCCGACTTCACCGGGGGTCAACAGGTCGACGGGCAGCTGCGCATACTGGTGGTCCAGGCGAAGTGGGCCCCACGGTACCGAGCGTGCGCGGGCCCGGCTGGGCGTCTTCGCCGCCCTCAACGCCCGTCAGGCGATCCTCGAGACGCGGACCGTGGACGGGTGGAAGCCGGCGGTCAGCTGGGTGGACCTGCTGGACGAGCACCTCGTCGACGACGCCGGCGCCCTCGGCCTGAAGCAGCTGAAGCGGGAGCCGCGCGGAGCCCTCGGCCCTGTGGGAGCCGGACAGCCGCACATCGTGTGCGGCTGGCGCTGGCGGACCACACGTCCGCTACATCCCCGAGCATTCCGCCCGCTCCGACCACCATCCACGGACGGATCACAGAGCAAGCCTTTCTTTCAGCGGTTCCCACCAGGCACGGTTGCTGCGATACCAAGCGACGGTCTCTGCGAGCCCGGTTTCGAAATCTTTTCGGGGGCAGTAACCCAATGTGTTGCGGATCTTGTGGTCGCAAACCGAATAGCGACGATCATGGCCTTTGCGATCGACGACGTGCTTCACCATGTCCCAACCCATTCCACACATCGCGAGCAGGAGCCCAGTCAACTCTCTGTTGGTCAGCTCGGTGCCACCGCCGACGTTGTAGATCTCTCCAGGACGACCCTTGGTGCGCACCAGGTCGATCCCCTTCACGTGGTCGTCGATGTGCAGCCAGTCTCGCGTGTGGAGCCCATCCCCGTAAAGCGGTACTTTCCTGCCGTCGAGCAGGTTGGTGATGAACAGCGGAATGACCTTTTCGGGAAATTGATATTGCCCGTAGTTGTTCGAACATCGTGTAATACGTACGTCCAGGCCGTGGGTGCCGTAGTAGGACAGTGCGATCAGATCGCTCGAAGCCTTCGATGCCGAATAGGGGGAGCTCGGGCGCAGTGGGTGGTCCTCCGGCCAGGACCCCTCGGGGATGGAACCGTATACCTCGTCCGTGGAGATATGAATGAAGGTGGACAGGCCGCTTCGCACGGCGGCGTCCAGTAGCACTTGCGTCCCCACAACGTTGCTCCGCACGAACTCGGACGCTCCCAAGATCGCGCGGTCCACGTGTGACTCAGCGGCAAAATGCACTACTTGGTCGGACTCGTCGACCAACTGCTCGACGAGGGAGACGTCGCAGATGTCCCCCCGCACAAAATCGAAGCAAGGGTGTTCGCGCACCGGATCAAGATTTGCCGGGTTGCCCGCGTAGGTCAGCTTGTCGATCACGATGACTGCCACGTCGCCAGGACCGTGTGGCCCGAGGAGGGTGCGGACGTAGTGGGAGCCGATGAAGCCAGCCCCGCCGGTCACGAGGATCTTGGTGGTAGTCACCGGGAGCCTCCGAGGATGCACCGGCCTTCAGGCCGGTGAGGAATCGGACTCCTGCGGAGCAGGGCGGGAAAAGCGGAATCGCCGTCAGGGCGATTCGGCGTCTGCCGTTCCCGCAGGTAAGGGACACCACAAAGATCAATAGGGCGCAACTGTCATACCTCCCCGCTAGGTTGGTGTTCATGACTTCCGTAGCGAAGACGAGCGAGGATGCCGGGTGCGCCCGATACACCTTTCGTCTTCGCCTGTCCCGCACGGCCCGGCGAGCGCTGGAAGCGGAGTGGGACCGGTGCCGTTGGCTCTGGAATGAGTGTGTCGCGAAGTCCAAGGCCTTCCATCTGCATAACCGGGCGCATCCGGATGCCAAGGTGACGTGTGGTCCGGCTGATCTGGACCGGATGCTGACTGAGGCACGGCGGGCGACGCCCTGGCTGCGTGAGGGTGCTTCGGTGCCGCAGCAGCAGCTGATA
This window contains:
- a CDS encoding FkbM family methyltransferase, whose amino-acid sequence is MVVSNTPAVPVTLSWRRRLTFVAGYVMHKTVLLPRDVRSPRLRMLVYEAAYSICRLLGRRPLRMAFLDITRIDSVFGTFHLRPGTMDAACASPAFERPDVDALLAEFDRAVRMRRDVVFVDVGADLGTYSVTVGNHVRAHPVRILAFEPSSSSAALLRRNITANGLDDAVDVRQRALGDGSVTTATLSFDVDEPGSSGLDSSAIVVRNGHVVEEHVPVSTLDAELADVAELDLLVLKIDVEGLECAVLQGARVSVARAAETVLLVEDFVDTRVIEHLHADGWLLMMKVTPYNSFWRRPRTTGDTTTTDVGNVIG
- the rfbB gene encoding dTDP-glucose 4,6-dehydratase, encoding MTTTKILVTGGAGFIGSHYVRTLLGPHGPGDVAVIVIDKLTYAGNPANLDPVREHPCFDFVRGDICDVSLVEQLVDESDQVVHFAAESHVDRAILGASEFVRSNVVGTQVLLDAAVRSGLSTFIHISTDEVYGSIPEGSWPEDHPLRPSSPYSASKASSDLIALSYYGTHGLDVRITRCSNNYGQYQFPEKVIPLFITNLLDGRKVPLYGDGLHTRDWLHIDDHVKGIDLVRTKGRPGEIYNVGGGTELTNRELTGLLLAMCGMGWDMVKHVVDRKGHDRRYSVCDHKIRNTLGYCPRKDFETGLAETVAWYRSNRAWWEPLKERLAL